The following coding sequences are from one Bradyrhizobium sp. WSM471 window:
- a CDS encoding transcriptional regulator, with protein sequence MSKIDSAPFSYEGLDRVIHEKARLGLLTSLMAHPKGLAFADLKQLCGLTDGNLSRHLAVLQEAGLVEVTKGYEGNRPHTTCRLTKAGRRRFLDYLAVLERLVRDAAKAAGREAAPLGRLGIVST encoded by the coding sequence ATGTCGAAGATTGACAGCGCACCCTTCTCTTATGAAGGACTGGACCGCGTGATCCACGAGAAGGCGAGGCTCGGACTGCTGACCTCGCTGATGGCGCATCCGAAGGGGCTGGCGTTCGCCGATCTCAAGCAGCTCTGCGGCCTCACCGACGGCAATCTCAGCCGGCATCTCGCCGTGCTCCAGGAAGCCGGCCTCGTCGAGGTGACCAAGGGCTATGAGGGCAATCGCCCGCACACGACCTGCCGCCTGACCAAGGCCGGCCGCCGCCGCTTCCTCGACTATCTCGCCGTGCTCGAACGCCTGGTGCGCGACGCCGCCAAGGCCGCCGGCCGCGAGGCGGCGCCGCTCGGCCGTCTCGGTATCGTCTCGACCTGA